One Aquamicrobium sp. genomic region harbors:
- a CDS encoding GNAT family N-acetyltransferase: MTEKDGDFVLRVAQGMAAFSPEEWAALDGASRIDPAGSGAESGSPYNPFVSHDFLAILEESGCADTRTGWQPLHLRLETAGGVLVGAAPCYAKSHSQGEYVFDHGWADAFERAGGRYYPKLQVSVPFTPATGPRLLVRRGMDGTAVRAALAQGLKALAGQTGASSVHVTFAEAADIAALEQAEFLRRTDTQFHFLNEGYRSYDDFLATLASRKRKALKRERREALAPGIEIDWLTGSDLTEAVWDDFFAFYMDTGSRKWGRPYLNRAFFSAVGEKMARDIVLVMARRGRRYVAGAINFIGSDTLYGRNWGCIEDHPFLHFEVCYHQAIDFAIAHGLKVVEAGAQGEHKLARGYRPVTTRSAHYIAHPGLRRAVADYLERERREVEAVGEYLEEHGPFKKEGSSE; the protein is encoded by the coding sequence ATGACGGAGAAGGACGGGGATTTCGTCCTTCGGGTCGCGCAGGGCATGGCGGCGTTCTCTCCCGAGGAGTGGGCAGCGCTCGACGGCGCTTCGCGCATCGATCCGGCCGGTTCGGGTGCTGAGTCCGGCAGTCCGTACAACCCGTTCGTTTCGCACGATTTTCTTGCGATCCTCGAGGAAAGCGGCTGCGCGGACACCCGCACCGGCTGGCAGCCCCTGCACCTTCGGCTCGAAACGGCGGGAGGCGTTCTCGTCGGCGCCGCGCCCTGCTACGCCAAGAGCCACAGCCAAGGAGAATACGTCTTCGACCATGGCTGGGCCGACGCCTTCGAGCGCGCGGGCGGGCGCTACTATCCCAAGCTTCAGGTCTCGGTGCCGTTCACCCCGGCGACCGGCCCGCGCCTCCTCGTGCGACGCGGCATGGACGGCACAGCAGTACGGGCGGCACTGGCGCAGGGGCTGAAGGCGCTGGCCGGGCAGACGGGGGCGTCGTCGGTTCACGTCACCTTCGCCGAAGCGGCGGACATCGCGGCACTGGAACAAGCGGAGTTCCTTCGCCGCACCGACACCCAGTTCCATTTCCTCAACGAGGGTTATCGGAGCTACGACGATTTCCTCGCCACCCTCGCATCGCGCAAGCGCAAGGCACTGAAGCGCGAGCGGCGCGAGGCGCTGGCGCCGGGCATCGAGATCGACTGGTTGACCGGCAGCGACCTGACCGAGGCGGTGTGGGACGATTTCTTCGCCTTCTATATGGACACGGGCAGCCGCAAATGGGGCCGGCCCTATCTCAACCGGGCGTTCTTCTCGGCTGTCGGCGAGAAGATGGCGCGCGACATCGTTCTCGTCATGGCGCGGCGCGGGCGGCGCTACGTCGCCGGCGCGATCAACTTCATCGGCTCGGACACGCTCTACGGCCGCAACTGGGGTTGCATCGAGGACCATCCGTTCCTGCATTTCGAGGTCTGCTACCATCAGGCCATCGACTTCGCCATCGCGCACGGGCTGAAGGTGGTGGAGGCCGGCGCACAGGGCGAGCACAAGCTGGCGCGCGGCTACCGGCCCGTCACCACCCGCTCCGCCCACTACATCGCCCATCCGGGCCTGCGCCGCGCTGTCGCCGACTATCTCGAGCGCGAGCGGCGCGAGGTTGAGGCGGTGGGCGAGTATCTCGAGGAGCACGGGCCGTTCAAGAAGGAAGGGAGTAGTGAGTAG
- a CDS encoding glycerophosphodiester phosphodiesterase → MGDLSWLTRRPIAHRGYHDLNRTRWENTLSAFDAAIEHDYAIECDVHLSADGVPVVFHDSVLNRLAGRDGFVHEMTAAELTQLRIGGTEDRIPTLAEMLARVRGRVPLVIELKGVEGEDAQSNEGGLVAAVAKTLAGYDGKAAIMSFDHWLVRRFAVDAPGIPAGLTAEKITQQALEAHFSMLAHPISFVSFSVADLPNPFVAFVREKLAMPVITWTVRNEHAKAATFAHADQMTFEGFEA, encoded by the coding sequence ATGGGCGACCTGTCCTGGCTGACCCGGCGGCCGATCGCCCATCGGGGCTATCACGACCTGAACCGCACGCGCTGGGAGAACACGCTGTCGGCCTTCGACGCGGCGATCGAGCACGACTACGCCATCGAATGCGACGTCCATCTCTCGGCCGACGGCGTGCCGGTCGTGTTCCACGATTCAGTGCTCAACCGGCTCGCGGGGCGCGACGGCTTCGTCCACGAGATGACGGCGGCCGAGCTCACCCAACTGCGGATCGGCGGCACGGAAGACCGCATCCCCACCCTCGCCGAGATGCTGGCGCGGGTGCGCGGGCGCGTGCCGCTGGTCATCGAGCTGAAGGGCGTCGAAGGCGAGGATGCCCAAAGCAATGAAGGGGGTCTCGTTGCCGCGGTGGCGAAAACGCTTGCAGGCTATGATGGCAAGGCCGCGATCATGTCGTTCGACCACTGGCTGGTCCGCCGCTTCGCCGTAGATGCGCCCGGCATTCCGGCCGGGCTGACGGCGGAGAAGATCACGCAGCAGGCGCTGGAGGCGCATTTCTCGATGCTGGCGCACCCGATCTCCTTCGTCTCGTTCAGCGTCGCCGACCTGCCCAACCCGTTCGTCGCCTTCGTGCGCGAGAAGCTGGCCATGCCGGTCATCACCTGGACCGTGCGCAACGAGCATGCAAAGGCGGCGACCTTCGCCCATGCCGACCAGATGACCTTCGAGGGCTTCGAGGCGTGA
- a CDS encoding RidA family protein, translating to MADTIKNRLAALGVTLPAAPAPAANYVPFAQSGKLILTSGQLPLDQGKLVATGLLGRELDVAAGKEAAKYCAINVLAQLQAATGDLEKIARLVKITVFVASTPDFTEQHLVANGASDFLVEVLGEAGKHARAAVGTASLPLNAPVEVEAISELA from the coding sequence ATGGCCGACACAATCAAAAATCGCCTCGCCGCGCTCGGCGTCACGCTGCCCGCCGCTCCCGCGCCCGCTGCCAACTACGTTCCCTTCGCGCAGTCGGGCAAGCTGATCCTGACATCGGGCCAGCTCCCCCTCGATCAGGGCAAGCTCGTCGCGACCGGACTGCTCGGCCGCGAGCTCGACGTGGCGGCCGGCAAGGAAGCGGCGAAATACTGCGCCATCAACGTGCTGGCCCAGCTCCAGGCGGCGACGGGCGACCTCGAAAAGATCGCGCGGCTGGTCAAGATCACGGTTTTCGTCGCCTCGACGCCGGATTTCACCGAGCAGCACCTCGTCGCCAACGGCGCGTCCGACTTCCTCGTCGAGGTGCTGGGCGAAGCGGGCAAGCATGCGCGCGCGGCCGTCGGCACCGCCTCGCTGCCGCTCAACGCGCCGGTTGAGGTCGAAGCCATCTCCGAGCTCGCCTGA